Below is a genomic region from Sorghum bicolor cultivar BTx623 chromosome 9, Sorghum_bicolor_NCBIv3, whole genome shotgun sequence.
GCGGAGGTGTGAGGTGGCGCCGTGGCTGCCGAAGGCGCTGACGTCGCGGCGGCCGACGACGACCACCTCCGCGACGCCGAACGCCGTCGCGCTCCGCGCCAGTGTCCCCACGTTGTGCCGCTTCGCCACGTTGTGGACCACCACCACGctctccaccgccgccgccatgccCGCCGCGCCTGCTCgattcgccgccgccgccgccgctggctcGGGTTATGCTCGGCAAATGGAAATGGAAAAGAGTTCCCGTGCACCGTCTCACTGACGAGTGGGCCCAGAACTTAGAACTAATCCAACCAACCACGcagtggggcccacctgtcatCGTGCTCGTGTCGTGCGCTCGAACCCGGAGATCGACTCGtactggaggaggagaggagacaACCGGAATCCTGAGAGAGTCGGATCCGATCGGAGGCATCGCTCTTGCACATACAAGAAGAGAGAGGGGATCTCCTTGATCCGCAATTCCACATCGATCGGAAGGTTTGGCGGCAggcaagatgttggaggagctgcTCATCTTCACGCGCGGCGGCCTGATCCTATGGGCgctcagcggcggcggcggcggcaagggcTCGCCGGTGGACGCGCTCATCCGCAACTGCCTCCTCGAGGAGCGGTCCGCCGGCGGCGACGGGCCGGGCTTCTTCCAGGACGGCAAGCACGCGCTCAAGTGGGCGTTCCACAACGGGCTCGGCCTCGTCTTCGTGGCGGTGTACCGGCGCGTGCTCCGCCTCCTCTACGTCGACGACCTCCTCGCCGCCGTCCGCGCCGAGTTCGCGCGGGTCTATCACCCCAAGCGCACCACCTACGACGGCTTCGGCGACGTGTTCCGGCAGCTCCACCTCGAGGCCCAAGCGCGCGCCGAGGAGATGAGCAGGGCGAATAATAAACAGAAGCCCGTTGATGCTGCGTCGCCCCATCGCCGTCCGCGGCCACAACCACCTGTCGTCCACAATTCTCCTGGTGATTCTGAATCTGacggcaatggtggcaatggtGATGGGAGCAAGAAGGATTCCTCCGATGGCGTCTCCGgggagaaagaggaggagaAGGAAGATGGCCAGGCCTTTGATCTGAGTTTCTTCTCGAATCTGCGAACAAGGTTCACCCACAGAAATAAGGATAAGACTAACACCAAcaagccgatcaagaaagaTGTTAATAAGAGGAAAAACCCTAGGGATGGGAACAACAATGAGCATTCAGACAGGAAGCTGGATTTCTCAGACCCAACTGATGCCAGCAAGCAGACGGATAATGCGCGAGTCAATCAGGGACAGAGCAAGGTCGATCTTGCTGAAACGGTTGAAGATGGCACAAGAACCAAAGGATGGTTCTCCTCAGTGTTCCAGAGCATCGCAGGTGGCAACAGCGTAATCGAAAGGTCCGATCTGCAACCAGCGCTCAAGGCTCTCAAAGACAGGCTGATGACCAAGAACGTGGCGGAGGAGATCGCCGAGAAGCTCTGCGAGTCCGTGGCGGCAAGCCTGGAGGGCAAGAAGCAGGGGTCTTTCACGAGCACAGCCTCCACCGTCCAGGCAGCCATGGAGGCGGCTCTCGTGCGCATCCTGACGCCAAGCCGGTCCATCGACGTGCTGAGAGACGTGCACGCGGCCAAGGACAGTGGGAGGCCGTACGTCATCGTCTTCGTCGGGGTGAACGGCGTCGGCAAGTCCACCAACCTCGCCAAGGTCGCCTACTGGCTCCTCCAGCACGACCTCACCGTCACCCTCGCGGCGTGCGACACCTTCCGGTCCGGCGCCGTCGAGCAGCTGCGCACCCACGCGCGCAGGCTCCAGATACCCGTCTTCGAGAAAGGGTACCAGAGAGACCCGGCGGTCGTGGCGAAGCAGGCCATAGAGGAAGCGGCGCGGAGCAGGTCAGACGTCGTCCTGGTCGACACCGCTGGGCGTATGCAGGACAACGAGCCGCTCATGAGGGCGCTCTCCAAGCTCATCGCCGTCAACAGCCCGGACCTCGTCCTGTTCGTCGGAGAGGCGTTGGTTGGGAACGACGCCGTCGATCAGCTCACCCAGTTCCACCAGAAGCTCGCGGACCTGTCGCCTGTTCATGTAGAGAAGAGGTTGATCGATGGCATCCTGCTCAGCAAGTTTGACACGGTTGATGACAAGGTTGGTGCGGCGCTCTCCATGGTTTATGTGTCTGGAGCTCCGGTCATGTTTGTTGGCTGTGGTCAGTCTTACACTGACCTCAAGAAGCTGAATGTTAAGTCCATTGTTAACACCCTGCTCAAGTGAACGctacttggagtcttattttttctacctctttctttaataaatatgctgccacatcagcaaaatataataaataattaagtgtcttggactctgtaatagagtcttgcattgtgagtgcactTATTCGTAGTGTGTACTCTGCCCGTTTGCGCAAGCTGGTTTACTAGTAGTATACGTTTTAAGTTTTAATTTAATCCTTTTCCCTTGTTATAATCTGTTCTTTAAGTTGACGTTTTATCTGTTTGTTACACATTTGCACAAATTATCATGAATAAATTTTGCCGTTGTGCACTTATATATGACAGGTAAGGGCACTTTTTATTACTCCGTCCGTTCTAAATTATATAAGACGTTTTAACTTTTCTAGATTCATAGCtagatatatattataaatGTCAAAATGTTTTAGAATTTGAAGCATATGAAGTATATTTTTCATTTGTTTTTTAAATTTCTATCACCCCGTAGCGGGTAGGGTCCTCAGTAGCTGGCAAATAGTAGAGTCCAATATTCCAACGCAAATCAGCGTGTGCTTATTAGCGTGGAGTACTGTAAAGCACGATGAACAAAAAAAAGTGATTTAAAAGTTTCATAATTTCTCACTCCAAACCTTGATGAAAAAACGTGACAAGGCGGTTGGACCCTGTAGTCGAACCCGAGCCCCTATCCGATTAGTAGAAGTCAGCCTTAGGGTTAATCTTCATGGAAGCCATATTTAACCGCTGATGAGGATACCTACGGTACAAAGTATTCATCAAGTCACATTGCAAAAACGAATATTTTGAGGGTAACAACGTTCCACTAGCGATGATCCACCAAGCCAACTGTCTCTTTgtctcgggccttgtttagttgtgaattttttttattttgctattatagcactttcatttgtatttgataaatattgttcaattatatactaactaagtttaaaagattcgtctcgcgatttatagttaaattatgcaattagttattttttatttacatttaatgctccatacatgtgccgtaagatttgatgtcttgaaaactttttgaattttggtgGGTCGGTGGAAATatcgatttaggccttgtttaattcgcaAAAACTTTTGGttcgggtactgtagcatttttaaatttatttaacaaatattgcccaatcatgaactaactagattcaaaagatttatctcgtggtttataggcaaactgtacaattagttttaattttcgtctatatttaatgctccatgcatgtgccgcaagatttgatgtgacagagaatcttaaaaatttttggtttttgaggtgaactaaataaggccttagctttcaaaaattttcaagattccccatcacatcgaatctatgtatgcatgtataaagtattaaatgtagataaaaataaaaactaattgcacaatttgtttATAATTCGAAaggcaaatcttttgagcctatctactctataattggacaataattgtcatatacaaacgaaaatgctatagtagccaaaaccaaaattttttttttgccaacagGCCTTAGCGGATGTTACGAAAAACATACTTGATGAAGACACTACGCCATTGGTCAGGTTAGGATGGCAGAAAGGTAATTGTCAGCAACAATGTATAaaaatcaaggccttgtttagttcacctaaaaacaaaaaaaaaaattaagattctctatcacatcgaatctttcagtacatgcatgaaacattaaatatagatgaaaataaaaactaattgcacagtttaattgtaaatcacgaaacgaatcttttgatcccagttagtccatgattggacaatatttgccacaaacaaacgaaagtggtcagtagcaaaatccaaaatcttttcgcatctaaacaaggcccaagtggaaTCCTTAGTTGGGCCTCTACGCGTGTGCATCTCACGTGACTGGCGGATCTTCTCCCTCACCACACCACCACCCGCAAATCTAGAAGCACAGAGATAAGATAAGCCAAAATTAGATTCAAAATCTCCGCCTCTCTTCGTGCCATTTTGGGTGCTCGGAAACCGACGCGTCTCCTCCCGTCTCGCACCTGCTCCTCCCGTGACagcgacggcggcagcagcgccGAGGTAAGCACGCGATTCCCCTCGAGACTGAACTTTCCTTATTCTCAATTGCTTTGCAAGCTTCGACTGCTCCTCCTATTCCGCTCCGATTCGCTGCATCCGCGGCACCTAGGTTGATTAGTTTCGCTGGACATCAAATCGCTGGTGGGGGAATTGGGATCAGGGGAGCGAATTCAGCTGGGACGCGTTATTTGGCTTCCTGTTTCCCTCGATCGATTGAAGCGTATCGGGTTCGATCGATCGGATTTGGGGCGCGAAACGGGGGCTTCATTGGACCCCCTGGCATTCAGAAATTTGGCGAGGAATCCGATTGCGAGCATGCTGAGAAGCACTTCGTGCTTCGTGGAGGGCTTCGCATCGCTTCCCAGGTGCATGGATTGGGGAATTATTGAACTGTAGGTAGCCTTTTAACGTACGAGCTCATAGAATAGTGTGGGGATGATAAATGACATATTGCTATACAGAATGGGGAAACAACCTGATCAGTTGAGCTTCGCATATGACACAGGACATGATGTATTCTAAACACCCTCAAGCTTTGGTCACTACTGCATCTTTTAGGCTTCCACCAATTCAGAAAGCTAATATGTCTATCCCACATAGGGTGCCTTATTAATCCTCGGCTGCTTCCCTCAACAACAAAATTAATCCCCACACTATTTTGTTGTTGAGGGAAGCAGCCGAGGATTAATAAGGCACCCTATGTGGGATAGACATATTAGCTTTCTGAATTGGTGGAAGCCTAAAAGATGCAGTAGTGACCAAAGCTTGAGGGTGTTTAGAATACATCATGTCCTGTGTCATATGCGAAGCTCAACTGATCAGGTTGTTTCCCCATTCTGTATAGCAATATGTCATTTATCACCCCCACGCCCCCCCAGGTGGCAAGTGATGACTACAAATCATGAATCAATTCCCTAAACAAATGATGCCCCTTAAAAGAAGAAGATGCCTCTCTAGACAAGCTTCAAAATCTGAATTCCTTGTGTGCATTATTTCAATATAGCTATTTGCAAAGGCTCATTGGTGGTGAAATTCTGCTATAACCATATCCACCCAGATATGTGTACAGATGACCTATTACTCTGGAAACAACATTTTGTTGTCAAATTCGAATGCTGGTTCATGGTAAACATGTGGAACTTATTCCTGTTGAGTGGGAGAAAAAGAGAGAAATCTCCATTTTTCTTTAGTACCtaatttatattattttttatgacCAAAAAAGTCTCAAGATTCTGCTCTTTGAAAATTTAAGCTTCCACTAACATGTTTCTGAGCAACCCACGACCCCCACCCATACAATTATATATGCTCCCACAGAAATTTATCTGATTAGACTATAATAACATGCTATAATTTCAATCATGAATACAGAAAAGTTTTCAATTTATTGTTACACAGCTTGCAGTTTCAAAATGGCATGGTGGAAATGTGAATTGAAAAGACTGTTGATACTACTATTAGGGTTTGCTACTAACTTACTTTTTTGGTGTAGATATTTTCAATTTTCATCATTTCAACCCAAGGCTTTTAAAGCATGCTTATGCTTCCAACCTTAGGTCAGAATATATTGATCATCTTGGAATAAAGAAGGCACCTTCTTGGTAAGAACTAACACCTGCCATTAGTCATTGACGTTTTGCCAAAGTACAAATATTGTTAGCTGAGTCACTTAGTGACAGCTATTAACAGTGTGACAGTCTAGAACTTAGTTTAAATTTCTAGCTAGAAATGTTGTAGCTAGGAAGAACTAGATGGTGCTGGGCTCAAGGGATGACTAGGGGTGTAGGGCTATGGAGGTAACATCATGGTGAGAACAGCTAAGGGGAGATTTTAGcccaggaagtattccagcACATGGGATTTAATGGAACTACACTATAGGCTCTGCTGCATTTAATAAACCGTGATGAattcacatataaatatgaattATTAACACAAAGGTCATGTGACATTGACAGAAAAGTTCAGTACGTAACTGAGAAAATCAGCAGAGGAAGAGAGCATTTTGAGCTGATACCTCCCTGACACCTTGGGGGAACTTTAATTTGTTTCTTTGAGATGTATCATGGATTCATTTAGGGTACATCTGCAGTAGCCTAAAGATATGTTAATATCATTTTGCTTAGTAATTCTGGGCTACTTGAGACAAGAAAATGGTGTACTTTAgaccattttcccattcttattCTACATCTTCTTTCCATTACCTTCCATTAGTGGTAATAAATAATATGCAGTATTTGATGAACACAGAACCAGCCAGATTGATTacgttcaaaagaaaaaaaagagtcaGACTGTCTTTTCCCCATTTCCCACCACCAGTTCTAATAAATGAGATGTGCATTTGGGTGGTCAATTAGTCAGACGAAGCGCTTGCATGATCCAGAGATCTGTGTTGCCTTCATTTTTTTGCTATGGTTGCGTCCAGTTGTTCAAGCACTCAGCCTTAAAAAGTTGTTGTGATGATCTGCATTTTTAGGCACATTATCTGTCACTAGCCCATCAAAATTCTACCGCGTTCTGGACATTGTTTTGTGGTTCTACTTGATTTGTGCCCTCTGCAGTAGAATGACATTTGTTAAAGGAGAACCAGATTCTGATTCTGTCATTTTATACCATTATTAAACATGAATGTTCCGTGTTAGGTTTATATTCCCTGATTGTTTGTTAGGTTTATATGCCCTGATTGTTGAATGCAAAGCTTGCCAAGGaatgtcacacaacaaagaaaTGAGAACAATTGATGTTCCTTCGCTGTTGATAGTTTGTGAAAGTATTCCTTTTCTTTTGCCAAATATTAAACAGTGCTCTTCGTATGATTCATGCATGTGAATATCTCTTTTTCTGTAACACTTTTGAATATATCCATGGAAAGAGTAGTTATTCAGTGTCGTTTGTTGCATGTTATTTAAGGCTGCAGTATGTCAATATTCAGCTTATTTGTTGATGGTTAGGTAAGATGTTCATCAGTGCACCCTAACACTTGGGTGTATTTGTTGGATTCTTTGGTATGAGTGACTCCTGAGTTGTGTGATTTGGGTTGGTGACAGTAGTTTTTTTTTATGTCTGTCAGGGAAAGGCATAATTAAGCGATGCATCAGACATTTGAATTGTCCCATTGCATCTTTAGAGGAACGTGTGGTCACCAGATGGACCACTAAATTAGGCTTTTGTCATTTTCTTCCTTTATTCTTTAATATAATGTCAGTGCTATTTTTTGATGGTAGATCTTTTTAGAAATCACTAGTATGGTCCAGAGGTCATTTATGCACCCCTTGTTTTTTTTGGTGGTGGGTGGGTGGGGGGAGGGGTTTGGGGGGTTTGAGGCTTACTCCAGTGAACTCCCCCCTGTGCAGAATTGTGAACTGGATCATCATTGCCTTAAATTGCCATCACATTTTGATGAGTTTGCTTCTGAGGGCAGGGGGCGGAGCCTCATGCAAGCGAAACTGGGCACCTCGGGTCCCATCATCGGAAAGAATACATACCTCATCATTTAGATCCAAAGTCTGGCAAAATCTCATTCATCTCATCTTCCAGCTCTCCCATCCCCATCTTCTACTGAGAAACAAAGGAGGAAAACTCGCCATCGCATCCCACACAACTTTGTCCTTGTTTGCACCTTGTTATTGCTTAGCCTCTGTGATCTGCACGAGCTGCTGGTGCCTGGAGCCCTGAAAGAACAGAGTGGAAATCTCTCGGGCCATTGCGACCGCTCTCCACCCCATCCCAAAGAAACGCGGTTCAGTCGCTTCTTACCTCACTTGGTGATCGTTCTTAAGAAAACATGGATAAATCGGTTGGATTATCAGACTACACTAAACCTTCGCCTTAGTTTAATTGATTGCTGGGGGTGTTAAATCGACCAAACTTATTGGAAGAAATTGAACGAGACTGCAGTGCAATCCAAGCTGTACCCAATTTATCTTATCCGGATCTTTGCATTGGTGGAGCACCACATTGCCACATGAGATGTTCTTCTTCCTTAGGGGAGAAGACTTGTCCCCAAAAGCTTGCCTACCTTTGGGGGCATGTGGTGGAGAGACCAGATATTGGGCAACACGGCTGGACCTGCTGCATAGGTTTTTGCTTCGAAAGTGAAGTGCGGTTGGGATCACGGATTCAGCTATGTTTAACTAACCCTTAGTCATACATCTGCATTGTTTAGTGTTTTAGCAATCTTACGGTGATGTTAATGGTAGCTGACACTAATGTGGTGCCTTTGAGTTTTAAACTGGATTCTGTGGTCCTTGGAAGATTAGGCCTACCTGATCGATCTTCATACTAGAATTGCTTTGCCGAACGCTTGCTTTTGCATGATTCACGTTGCTTCTTCGGGGACACCAACGCAACGCTGTCCCCCAAAAGACAAAGCTTCAAAGCTATTCCTAGTATCTTGAGGAGCtggacatcatcatcatcatagggGGCCAGCACTTGCATGTTTTCGTTTGCACCCCCTGCATATACATTGCTTCACTCCATGTCCATGATTCTTCCTTTGTAAACTAGACTAGAGAGCAAGCTTTATTCTGTTAGTTATCGGTGCAAAAGTGGGTTTAAGCTACAAACAATCAGCTTTTGCCGGCAATCACATGCACCTGCCCGCCCAATTGGAAAACGGCATTATTTTAGGTAAACATAGCAAGTTAGTTGCAACAATTTAGCTCTCTCTCAGAGTTATAGCATCTCCAAGGGCACCTCATTTTTTCATGCCTAAATAATGTAGTTTTGCAACTCCTAAAAAGGTattgagagaaaaaaagaaaactgtTTTCAAGAGTTTAATAATTCACTCCTAAAATTAAAACAATATTATATCAGGAGTCTTATACTATTTCTAAATTATTGTAACTACTTTATATATTCTTTCTCTTTTGTACATTTATATTAGAACCCTTTCCTACTATCTATTTTCTCTCACACCCTTCCACCTTTAGAAACCGGCGTGGAGAAGAGCGATGCGTGCAACAAAAGCTGCGCATATTTTTTACGTATGATATCGGTCTATTTGTCAATTGCCAATAGATAAAGAAAAGATGTAGGGTATTCTTGGAGATGAGTTTTTAtctccttttttaaaaaaaatatagatgaGGAAGGGATATGGGGTATTTTTGGAGATGCTTTTAGTTAGAGGTCTGGAAAAATGTGAGTTTTATTTACGGGAGACAATCTGGTTCACTAATTGTAGGGGGAACTGTGCCATTCGGATTAGATTGCCACACATAGGATGATAGGACTAGGAGAATGAAGATTCGTCTAGTCTCCTCCTATGATTAGAAGAGTTGCTGCTTGCATCAGCtgtacgtcgtcgtcgtcgcaggTCTCTGCATGGTGACCGTTCATCATGGTATGTTTCGATCGGTGTTGGTTGAGACGTGACGTGGTTGTCGGCGCGATGTGTAGTACTAGTATATGGGTCCACTGTCTGTACGGTGTTAAGATAGAGGGTACTACGAatgttatggccttgtttagttcactctggaaaccaaaaaatttttaagatttcccgtcaaatcgaatcttgtggtatatgcatgaaacattaaatatagacgaaaacaaaaattaattacacagtttagctgtaaattatgagatgaatttttttgatcctagttagtctataattgaataatatttgttacaaacaaacgtaagtgctacagtaccgaacactttcggaactaaacaaggcctatgtgtgGGACTCTGCTGGGACGTGTGAGGGTAGCTTCCTGTCTGGGACGGCGGTGCGTGGGTGCCGTGTGAGCAGCACACGGTTTTGCCCTTGCAATGGCCCGGTGGCCAATGGCTCACTCAACCCACCGACCCGGCCGGGGAGCAGGCAGGAGCTCGGCGGCTTCTCGTGTGTCTGTGTCATGCAGCGCACATGCACCGACTCCTTGACACGGGAGCAAGGACACTTGGATACGCTAAGCACCGTATCAGTATCAGGCCACCACCCTCTGACGGCCTCGTCCTCCGTGATCACGTGGCAGGCACGGGGAATACTCCTttcttttgtgtgtgtgtgtgtgtttcagCCAGCTGTTGAGCTGACCACCTTGCTTGGTCGGGTCTGTTACTGTCACCACCCTCTATACATTTTGTAGCATTGCTTCTGGTTAATTCATCGACCAGTGACTCATTATGGGATTTTAGCCGACctattatctttttttttcttcctcgTGAAATTTGATTCATGTGTACTCTTGTCTTTATAAAATCCAGATACaaactactccctctatcccaaattgtaagtcatttcaagaatcttggagagtcaaagcattttcacgtttgaccaaaattatagagtgaaatactaagatttgtaacataaag
It encodes:
- the LOC8068211 gene encoding signal recognition particle receptor subunit alpha homolog — translated: MLEELLIFTRGGLILWALSGGGGGKGSPVDALIRNCLLEERSAGGDGPGFFQDGKHALKWAFHNGLGLVFVAVYRRVLRLLYVDDLLAAVRAEFARVYHPKRTTYDGFGDVFRQLHLEAQARAEEMSRANNKQKPVDAASPHRRPRPQPPVVHNSPGDSESDGNGGNGDGSKKDSSDGVSGEKEEEKEDGQAFDLSFFSNLRTRFTHRNKDKTNTNKPIKKDVNKRKNPRDGNNNEHSDRKLDFSDPTDASKQTDNARVNQGQSKVDLAETVEDGTRTKGWFSSVFQSIAGGNSVIERSDLQPALKALKDRLMTKNVAEEIAEKLCESVAASLEGKKQGSFTSTASTVQAAMEAALVRILTPSRSIDVLRDVHAAKDSGRPYVIVFVGVNGVGKSTNLAKVAYWLLQHDLTVTLAACDTFRSGAVEQLRTHARRLQIPVFEKGYQRDPAVVAKQAIEEAARSRSDVVLVDTAGRMQDNEPLMRALSKLIAVNSPDLVLFVGEALVGNDAVDQLTQFHQKLADLSPVHVEKRLIDGILLSKFDTVDDKVGAALSMVYVSGAPVMFVGCGQSYTDLKKLNVKSIVNTLLK